The genomic stretch ATGATCAGCGGGTAGAGCGCGGGCATCAACACCGCATAGGCAAGCGGAAACGCCGCGAAGAGCCCGCCCCCGCCCAGCACCAGCCACGTCTCGTTGCCGTCCCACAGCGGCGCGATCGAGTTCATCGCGCGATCGCGCTCCTCGCCCCTGAGCGTCGGGAAGAGGATACCGATGCCGAGGTCGAACCCGTCCATCACGACATAGGCGAACACCGCAAAGGCGATCAGGAACGCCCAGATCGTGGCGAGGGTCGGATCGGCGGTCATGCGGGATCCTTGCGCTGGGGCTGGGCGGGGCCCGGCACCACTCCGGCGGTGCGCACCGGCTCGCCTTGGGGCGGATCGCTCTCGCCGACCTGCACGCCCTTCGCGATCAGCCGCAATATGTACCAGGTCCCGAACCCGAAGACGAAGAAATAGACGATGACGAACGCGACCAGCGAGGTCCCCACGGCGGGCGCGGCGAGCGGCGACGCGCTGTCGGTGGTGCGCAACAGGCCATAGACGGTATAGGGTTGGCGCCCGCTCTCGGTCGTCACCCAGCCGGCCAGCACTGCGACAAAGCCAGCGGGCCCCATCAGCAGCGCGAATCGGTGCAGCAACCGCCACTCGTACAGCTTGCCGCGCCAGCGCGCGACAAGGCTCCACAGCCCCAGCGCGAGCATCAGCATCCCGATTCCCACCATGATCCGGAACGACCAGAAGACAATCGCAACCGGCGGCTCCTGATCGTCGGGAATCGTGTCGAGCCCGGCGAGGGGAGCATTGGAATCATGCTTCAGGATCAGCGAGGAGGCCTTGGGGATGGAGACCGCATAGTCGACGCGCTTCTCCGCCTGGTTCGGAATGCCAAACAGGATCAGTGGCGCGCCGTGCGGGTGGCTCTCGAAATGCCCCTCCATCGCCATCACCTTTTGCGGCTGGTGCGCCAGCGTGTTGATGCCGTGCGCGTCGCCCGCCAGGATCTGGACCGGCGTGATCAGCGCCGCCATCCACATCGCCATCGAGAACATGATCCGCGCGCGCGCATTGTCGCGGTCGCGCAGCAAATGCCACGCCGCCGCGCCCCCCACGGCAAAGGCGGTGGTGAGATAGGCGGCGATGACCGTGTGGACGAGGCGATAGGGGAAGCTGGGGTTGAAGATGATCGCCAGCCAGTCGCCCGCGGGCACGAACTGTCCCTGCGCGTTGATCACATAGCCGACCGGCGTGTGCATCCAGCTGTTCGCGGCGAGGATCCAGAACGCCGAGATGAAGGTGCCCAGCGCGACCATGCCCGTCGCGGCGAAGTGGAGCCCGCGCCCGACCTTCTCGGTCCCGAACAGCATCACGCCGAGGAACCCGGCCTCGAGGAAGAACGCAGTGAGCACTTCATAGGCCATGAGCGGCCCGAGCACCGGCCCGGTGCGGTCGGAGAAGACCGACCAGTTGGTGCCGAACTGATAGGAGAGCACGATTCCGGAGACGACGCCCATCGCGAACACGACGGCGAAGATCTTCACCCAGAAGCGGAACAGGTCGAGGAATTCCTGCCGCCCGGTGCGCAGCCACAGCGCTTCGAGGACGAACAAATAGCTCGCCAGTCCGATCGAGAACGCCGGGAAGAAGAAGTGGAAGCTCACCGTGAATGCGAACTGGATTCGTGCCAGCACGATCGGATCGAATGCAGCGAACATGCCCGACTCCTCGTCCGGCAGATGGGCCCGGCTGGCCCGCAACGCAATAGGGCCGGGAGTTACCCCGGCCCTATATCAAGATTTGTCTGCAGCGGCTTACTGCGCGCCGCCCTCGGGGCCCGCGCCGGGCGGGGACCGCCTGCGCCTGGGGCACTGCCGCCCTGTTGCTGCTGCTGCATCATCTGCTGCATCATCATCTGCTGGATCACCGCCGCCGGAACCAGGTCGTCCATCGCGACGTCGAACACCAGAATCTTGTCCGCCAGTTCGTTCTGGGCGCCGGGCTCGGCGCCGTAGCCGAGGTTGGGCGGCAGCCAGAAGCGGAACTTCGACCCCTTCTTCATCAGCTTCACGCCTTCGGTGAAGCCGGGGATCATCGGCTGGCCGATCTGAAAGCGCATCGGCGCCTCGGGCTGGAATTCCTTGCCGTCGCGCAGCGTGCCGTGGATCTTGAGCGAGACGCCGTCCTGCTCGTTGGCGGTCGGCCCCTCGCCGGCCTCGATCACCTGATATTGCAGGCCCGAGGCCGTGGTCTGAATGCCCGACTGCTTCTTGTGCCACGCCAGGAACTGATCGTCGGGCAGCTTGACCGCGACCTG from Sphingomonas hengshuiensis encodes the following:
- a CDS encoding FKBP-type peptidyl-prolyl cis-trans isomerase, coding for MSVTAVPLQPLRRSYKIWLWVGVIAAIALALALAWHGTREQVAVKLPDDQFLAWHKKQSGIQTTASGLQYQVIEAGEGPTANEQDGVSLKIHGTLRDGKEFQPEAPMRFQIGQPMIPGFTEGVKLMKKGSKFRFWLPPNLGYGAEPGAQNELADKILVFDVAMDDLVPAAVIQQMMMQQMMQQQQQGGSAPGAGGPRPARAPRAARSKPLQTNLDIGPG
- a CDS encoding cytochrome ubiquinol oxidase subunit I gives rise to the protein MFAAFDPIVLARIQFAFTVSFHFFFPAFSIGLASYLFVLEALWLRTGRQEFLDLFRFWVKIFAVVFAMGVVSGIVLSYQFGTNWSVFSDRTGPVLGPLMAYEVLTAFFLEAGFLGVMLFGTEKVGRGLHFAATGMVALGTFISAFWILAANSWMHTPVGYVINAQGQFVPAGDWLAIIFNPSFPYRLVHTVIAAYLTTAFAVGGAAAWHLLRDRDNARARIMFSMAMWMAALITPVQILAGDAHGINTLAHQPQKVMAMEGHFESHPHGAPLILFGIPNQAEKRVDYAVSIPKASSLILKHDSNAPLAGLDTIPDDQEPPVAIVFWSFRIMVGIGMLMLALGLWSLVARWRGKLYEWRLLHRFALLMGPAGFVAVLAGWVTTESGRQPYTVYGLLRTTDSASPLAAPAVGTSLVAFVIVYFFVFGFGTWYILRLIAKGVQVGESDPPQGEPVRTAGVVPGPAQPQRKDPA